The sequence GAAAATATTCATTTAAACACACCAGCTAGTGATACGAACTAGAAATAGCAGCAAAAACTACTCGCTGGAAAATGTCATTTCCTGATAATTCAATAAACAGTGGAAACTGCATTGAGTGTTTAGTTTCAAAGCTTTCATCGAGGAATTACCGATCGAGATTTACAGTTTGCAAGCCAATCTTCATCAGCTGAACTCATTCCACAAGCTCGACTGCAGGTTAACTACTAAACGGGAACCTGTTCAGTAGATAACCTGCAAAAATATCTACTCTCTTTCCGGAATGTTAACTATTAAACAAGTGCCAGGTCCGAAAAAGAAAACGACTCAAGCTTTTGcatagatttaaaaaatggcacagattttcacagatttctgaaaatggtcacagatttacacaaattctgaaatcgatcacagattttaaaaattgatcacagtttagcataaaaaaaagttgaaaatagaccttttttttgcttaccaaaatgattccgatcagctattatggaaacggggaaacgtgcacagacagattttgcacagacagatttttggcttgatcacagatttttgaaaaaatgagctggcgtccctgctggtaaggtggaaacaagctacgagctgaacggatcttcggctcttgaagagcgagttataaatgagaagaaatgtgtggatgagcttttgttcgttcttccaaatgtgtatctacccttctttaacagattgtatgagccgttgtcaataagaaatcttacctctcactcagtaggctaaggtacattcagggatgccacttttgcagacattctcaaatgtgacataataataattcgcagacaagttagttcgcatagcattgttctttgtgcatcaatgatttcgatcatgcatatgagagaaaaacggagtaagaaaaacggcgcaaagaaacagcgctcaaaacaaaccttcagttcaatcttaaTGAGCTGATGAGTTGATATATtcaatcgattccctttagtgagctgatcggttcggagctgctcaccggtatgagctgtttcgcacatctctaagtgagcgtcgcacgatcaatatatcatcttaaaaaacgtgttgcttcgcgataactaaatttatttacacgtttaaaaatgagaTCTCtttgtaaaggtttgtacttttgcaatactttttaatattttgattggaaaacatttttccattttttaatatgtgttgaacttttgataatttttcggattttcagtaTTTAAAAATCACTTCGAAAAGGCctgaaaaaattgcatcgagttccactgagattttttataatatcaagaagtcaaaaagtaaacataataaaaatcccaacaatttgcttaagttgcgcgtgcaagcataagcatgtttatgcgtgtttacgcgcactttgtagtagatacttaggtaatagaggtagattctacgtagataaataaacccgtctcatgaaaatatatatcatacttttattatataatttcagatactaattttgacaccaattgattcagattgagtcaagtagttcacaaaagcatgcttcagtgtttatgtcacacagtcagcatcatttttccaaactagtgcttgacatttgcgttgcctatttgtaatcagtgatgctaatctaaaaaaaaccttcttagtccacttagtggaattttcatatatcttgaaaaatcaccataggggggagtacatgaaattttcgaaatcgaaaaaaaatttttgatgccaaaaggcttagaattgcatgaaacgtcgcgatttagtgtcatctcgaaaaaaatttttttgaaaaagtcgactttttgggagtcccagaaaattgatattttcaaaaaaaaatttttttttgagatgacactaaatttcgatgtttcatgcagttttaagagtttcggcataaaaaaaaaattcgattttggaaatttcatgtacttccccctatggtgctttttcaagatcgaaaattgtcaaacctttaccaccgggcagcaccccttaagcatgtttgatttaggtcaaattttgcatgaaggcttttttcgaggtgcttaaacttttgagcactagaacttaacgaaaatagaggtgatcccaaaattttggcacccttttatatatatatatatatacttataccatcatatatctggaaccaaaagtcacaaccatttgatcttcgaacttgatcaatggcccgacagtagcttttgaacgagtccaagtttgttcaaatcggttcagccatctctgagaaaattgagcgcgttcaaatatcttcgaaaagtgcacacacacacatacacacacatacactatggtgatttttcaagatatctgaaaattttcactaagtggacaTAGAAGGCTTTTttcagattagcatcactgttttcatacaaataggcaacgcaaatgtcaagtactagtttggaaaaatgatgctgactgtgtgacataaactctgaagcatgcttttgtgaactactaattagtatccaaaataatttaataaaagtatgaaacatattttcatgagactgttatgaaagaagagaaaggcattatcacaccactaggtggattaagaagggttttttaaatatatctcaaaaaataatttttttacattatttatgtcttcaaatgttttttgcttcaaaatgagatagaaaacgaaaattttttgtgaaaaaaaattatttttattcgaaattggtactaaccccttaacaaaaatttatttgtcactttcaaaagaagcataatataatcttgtaaaacttcttcgaagacacgttagctcttaaaaatcagagaaagtcagtacagacttttgaccgtctttttccagttttggaccactgtgcagtggtttcaaaattgtgttctttctatcATTGgatcagagtcatttcgccATAAGGGTCAAAGGGTTTGTATGCAAAAGGCCGCCGCTTTCGACTttaggcgaaacgactttcggtaaaatgactttcggcaaaTTGACCCGCTACCCTTTAATTTACGCATTCAGTGGTttccagttttcagtgaaaatcgtatactgtgcagtatcgatattcaaccgaatctTTTAATAACATAAAACGATACATAATAATTTTTATCTGTTGATGCTATagcagttttggtttccaaggaGTTTCCGGGGTGTTTACCATattttagcattttttttttatagccaAACAGATTCTCAATATATCGCTGAAaggatgagaattgaaattcgattGATTCTACCTGCAGACGttattttggtttcgtcttttcatagaggaacgagtgacgttagcattgatactctcttttgattcaatgagagacgaaaatgcttcgacTCTCTTCGTTTATTTTGGTTGCGAcgctttacgaatgagacagtaaaaaaacgaatatgattggattggattgtttcattgagaatgcatgGCAGTTCTAAGCTCTGCTACAAAGTGAAGTCCTTTCTCTTAAGTATTTCGCATTCTgcggacctggcatctctgatccccGGTAGAGCAACGTATGACAATTCACCCAACTTAAAATGGTGTTGAAGGTTCGAATTCGTACGATAATCAGCttattttgttctattttttatatgaCCACCGACAATTCTGAATTGTGTTTCGAAAAAAGATTTTTGCATTTCTTTAATTGCATTTTTGTACTAActcaagactgttccagaaagtatggacgcactttgatttcgctgtaaatacttcacaagtgttagatattcaaattttattcgatatactgataatattagactacaacaacagaatattattctcaacatttgctacttagccattgtagactagctggcgcaccttcttgcgaacgttccccattaaattccgtacagacttcttggcgacaagttttgacacttttttccaatctttttcgaactgttgaatggtttcggctgccgagacatgtttcctaagatgtgccttcgttaatgcccaaaattcctcaattggtcgaagttgtgggcaatttggtgaattcatgtcttttgggacgaaagtgacattttttggtagtacaccattctaccgttgatttcgagtagtggcaagaagcaagatctgaccagaaaacaacaggatccttgcggctttgaatcatgggtagaagtcgtttttgtaaacatttcttaaGCAGtgttgatgaagggtttcggaatcttaccgtagctacaaattgcttgccagaccatagatttcttaccaaatctttcgacttcaatcgatgtctcggactggtttaacacttgcccttctcgcaccatataaaattatggtcccagcaaggatttgtaatcgagtttcacgtaggtttcgtcgtccatgattatgcagttcgaatttccagcaagaatcgtattgtacagctttcgaaccctcggcctgatcgatgcttcttgtttcggactacgttttggttgtttctgcttcttataggttcgaagattcatacgttctttagcacgaagaacattcgacttggccacatcccgaactgaaacctccttcttttgctcgaatgccttcaatatacgtttattcaactgagggttagcaggacctttttttcgacccgttttcggtttatcctcaaaggtgttatcctcaccgaacttcctgattgcatttcgcacggctttttcacttactccttccatttttgctatctttctcagtgacagttcgcgttctgtgcaccatttgtacacaatttttcgacgttgttcttctgaaagtccacgcatttcgaaacaaactaatgaaaacgaataaacatctgcacaagtggttagagaagagtgtaaacaacaggacgcagccataaaattgacagattttgaacaattgcgaaatggcagcagtttttgattgcgtccatactttctgggacagtccttAACAGACGGAGTTGCACGAAAAGTATcaaaatttcgtttgaatctgttacaaaaattaattttcaaagcaCGGTTTGATTTTTCCTCTTGCTAATTTATGCACCGAACTTCAGATGCGATTTAATCTACTACCGGATGTAGAGATGGACAGACGAATCGAATTATCAGAagacgaaaacgaaaaaaaaaacacaatcatTCTATCGACCAAATTTGGTATCTggcaaatgtgttttttttttggttgtttgtttgttgttgaTCTGGTTCTTTGATTGGTGACATTTAAGTTGGTATATTTTTGGCAGTGGGCAGTAATTCCACGCGCGCAACATAAAGAACAGGATTTAGATCATGATTTAGTTTCATTTGTTTCGAGGCTGGTTCTACTAAAGGTCAAAACCGAGCAGAACTTGATACTGGCGGGATCGACATTTTGGGTAGTGATTTAAGTAACGATTTAGTGCCAGCATATGTCAGAAATTTATGCTGTgcaagacgaaaaaaaaaacgaacgacACGTGAATGCAATAATCTTGaagcgaaaatctgatttatcgCGGAACCATGGAATATtccatgtgcatataacctttgtataaattttttgtaaatttttttaagggcgtgaaatactcagagtatgaagtggagcgaagaaatgtagaaaaattctctcgctgttcatgcattgagagactcgagttcttgtagcatcttctaccggattgcaaatgttgtatacaatatagatagcaatatagcagcttctgtcaaattttcggcaatcaccaacactgctccaATCGACGCTTGCTGCGATCGTCCGATTGTCGAAGTGGGTGTattgaaaacaaaatgaatCGAGACCGAATGAATTTTAGCACTGAAGCACTGGGggcatttcaaaacaaactacTGTCAAATCATTTCAGATCCGGCCACTGGGAGCGTCACAGTAAAATATATATGTTATTAGCAAttacaattaatatttttccccGATTGATGATCCGCTTctaatgtttgttttttttttcttctttttttctacagtgtggAACTCTGAACGTTCCCGACTCCCACAACCAGCGGATCATGGACGGCTATCATGTGCAAGCTCAGGACAGCAATGGCACCTACTACCATCACAATGGCACCTACCAGAAGCACAGCCAACAGTCACTTCAATATCATCAACAGCAAcatcaacagcaacagcagcatcaCCAGCTAGCACCACAGTTGTATTCGAGCCACAATCATCAGcatcacaacaacaacaacaacaacagcaacaacaatcaGAGCAACAGCGTTGCTGGCGGTTACACGACTCTGAGCTATGCTCACTCGGATGCTGGCTTCGTATCGCCACCACCGTCACCACGTTCCAACAGTTCGCTAGTTTCCTGTGCCTCCTCTTCCTACTCGTCGGCTTCGTCCTCGGTTTCTTCGTCTTCTTCATCGGCCGTATCGTCGGCAGCGTCCACTTCTTCCGGTCTGTCGTCGGCTGGATCGGAGAATGGATCATCCTACGAAAATTTGGACAACTCAGCCCAACGGCTAGCGGTGCTGTCGTTCGAGCAGGTCAAGAAGCTTAACGACGTAATGAACGAACCCGTTGCCATCCATGGCCGTGGGAACTTTCCGACCCTGGAGGTTAGGCTGAGGGATCTGGTAAACATGGTACGTGGCAAGTTGGAAGCCGAAGTCGCTGCCGGTGGAGCCGGTATGACGGTGAAGGATATCCGGCTCAACGGAGGAGCTGCTACTCACGTGCTGGCTTCGGAGGCACAGCCATACAACGATCTGGATTTGATCTTTGCTGTGGAGTTTAGCTCGAACCGACACTTCGATCGTGTCAAGTCAGCGGTTTTGTCTTCGTTGTTGGATCTGTTGCCGGAAGGAGTGGTGAGGAGGAGGATAACGCAGTGTTCGCTAAAGGAAGCTTACGTTGGGAAGATGGTGAAGGTAAACAACGACGGCGATCGCTGGAGTCTGATCTCGCTGGGAAACTCGCCAGGACACAAGAACGTCGAGCTGAAGTTTGTCGATACGATGCGTCGACAGTTCGAGTTCAGCGTCGATTCGTTCCAAATTGTGCTCGACTCGTTGCTGCTGTTCTACGATTGTACCGAGCAGCCGATGATCACGGAGAATTTCTACCCAACCGTAGTTGGGGAGTCGGTTTATGGCGATTTCCAGGAAGCTTTGTACCACTTGCAGAA comes from Malaya genurostris strain Urasoe2022 chromosome 3, Malgen_1.1, whole genome shotgun sequence and encodes:
- the LOC131436117 gene encoding terminal nucleotidyltransferase 5C isoform X2, whose protein sequence is MISAWINPYNEKCGTLNVPDSHNQRIMDGYHVQAQDSNGTYYHHNGTYQKHSQQSLQYHQQQHQQQQQHHQLAPQLYSSHNHQHHNNNNNNSNNNQSNSVAGGYTTLSYAHSDAGFVSPPPSPRSNSSLVSCASSSYSSASSSVSSSSSSAVSSAASTSSGLSSAGSENGSSYENLDNSAQRLAVLSFEQVKKLNDVMNEPVAIHGRGNFPTLEVRLRDLVNMVRGKLEAEVAAGGAGMTVKDIRLNGGAATHVLASEAQPYNDLDLIFAVEFSSNRHFDRVKSAVLSSLLDLLPEGVVRRRITQCSLKEAYVGKMVKVNNDGDRWSLISLGNSPGHKNVELKFVDTMRRQFEFSVDSFQIVLDSLLLFYDCTEQPMITENFYPTVVGESVYGDFQEALYHLQKKLISTRQPEEIRGGGLLKYCNLLVRNYIPVDPQKIKTLERYMCSRFFIDFPDIEQQRIKLESYLRNHFWGEVEEHLQYQYLMHLYEVVEQSTVCLMGHERRQTLMLIESLAMQVLYREQQQNPATIITTTSALQQHTALQLQPLQTQLSHLSLQPQPHSPVQQTVIHHHHAPVTSQTQTLQLQHPQAQHQQAGQAQPQTISLAPQPAGLLYANGIYYAPVIPTTLCTCNTTWLTT
- the LOC131436117 gene encoding terminal nucleotidyltransferase 5C isoform X1, which translates into the protein MGIVQEPSVVQWPSDQCGTLNVPDSHNQRIMDGYHVQAQDSNGTYYHHNGTYQKHSQQSLQYHQQQHQQQQQHHQLAPQLYSSHNHQHHNNNNNNSNNNQSNSVAGGYTTLSYAHSDAGFVSPPPSPRSNSSLVSCASSSYSSASSSVSSSSSSAVSSAASTSSGLSSAGSENGSSYENLDNSAQRLAVLSFEQVKKLNDVMNEPVAIHGRGNFPTLEVRLRDLVNMVRGKLEAEVAAGGAGMTVKDIRLNGGAATHVLASEAQPYNDLDLIFAVEFSSNRHFDRVKSAVLSSLLDLLPEGVVRRRITQCSLKEAYVGKMVKVNNDGDRWSLISLGNSPGHKNVELKFVDTMRRQFEFSVDSFQIVLDSLLLFYDCTEQPMITENFYPTVVGESVYGDFQEALYHLQKKLISTRQPEEIRGGGLLKYCNLLVRNYIPVDPQKIKTLERYMCSRFFIDFPDIEQQRIKLESYLRNHFWGEVEEHLQYQYLMHLYEVVEQSTVCLMGHERRQTLMLIESLAMQVLYREQQQNPATIITTTSALQQHTALQLQPLQTQLSHLSLQPQPHSPVQQTVIHHHHAPVTSQTQTLQLQHPQAQHQQAGQAQPQTISLAPQPAGLLYANGIYYAPVIPTTLCTCNTTWLTT
- the LOC131436117 gene encoding terminal nucleotidyltransferase 5C isoform X3, which translates into the protein MDGYHVQAQDSNGTYYHHNGTYQKHSQQSLQYHQQQHQQQQQHHQLAPQLYSSHNHQHHNNNNNNSNNNQSNSVAGGYTTLSYAHSDAGFVSPPPSPRSNSSLVSCASSSYSSASSSVSSSSSSAVSSAASTSSGLSSAGSENGSSYENLDNSAQRLAVLSFEQVKKLNDVMNEPVAIHGRGNFPTLEVRLRDLVNMVRGKLEAEVAAGGAGMTVKDIRLNGGAATHVLASEAQPYNDLDLIFAVEFSSNRHFDRVKSAVLSSLLDLLPEGVVRRRITQCSLKEAYVGKMVKVNNDGDRWSLISLGNSPGHKNVELKFVDTMRRQFEFSVDSFQIVLDSLLLFYDCTEQPMITENFYPTVVGESVYGDFQEALYHLQKKLISTRQPEEIRGGGLLKYCNLLVRNYIPVDPQKIKTLERYMCSRFFIDFPDIEQQRIKLESYLRNHFWGEVEEHLQYQYLMHLYEVVEQSTVCLMGHERRQTLMLIESLAMQVLYREQQQNPATIITTTSALQQHTALQLQPLQTQLSHLSLQPQPHSPVQQTVIHHHHAPVTSQTQTLQLQHPQAQHQQAGQAQPQTISLAPQPAGLLYANGIYYAPVIPTTLCTCNTTWLTT